In Halorientalis litorea, one DNA window encodes the following:
- a CDS encoding DUF5797 family protein, which produces MIPTDEFYDKPEVERQELVDAGHVVTDGKIAETVPSNRRGGIHVFEEPVTDLVVDRLKGARYTANELAPDFPIDKEELDDLFNWMKYEPMDLLTDHFGVLRVVDTEGAEYVYTVEAIPFSARCIDPTLSGYLLDANDRCPISRPEITTKRNSTSRDKYVDQAIDYWGIPEDEITMDLDDQVGFAKSTLGPLPVISDLSDAERVIERFQSTEDSYRRKQHTVQSVKKSISFHKSRCRRNPSLGAFQSFSLFLMDVSEYSSIENDSQIRELVTQGGQVLYRCLYGNLWPGGSTAWRPFEITIQDRSIDTFDRRVIDIVEQQPTSNGQLSDRWGFSDGREVWDYLQSELSQYVTRNTDKFACATESARRYVSGLEQDGKIALSKEPPRIPGKGRITLAVTDSQQNDTSGVNWNR; this is translated from the coding sequence ATGATTCCGACAGACGAATTCTATGACAAGCCCGAGGTAGAAAGGCAAGAGCTTGTGGACGCGGGCCACGTCGTGACCGACGGCAAGATTGCAGAAACAGTACCTTCAAACAGACGTGGCGGAATTCACGTTTTTGAGGAACCAGTCACCGATCTCGTTGTCGATCGCCTCAAGGGTGCCCGATACACCGCAAATGAACTCGCTCCAGACTTCCCCATCGACAAGGAAGAGCTAGATGATTTGTTCAATTGGATGAAATATGAGCCAATGGACCTTCTTACGGACCACTTCGGTGTACTAAGGGTCGTGGATACCGAGGGCGCAGAATATGTCTATACTGTAGAAGCAATACCATTTTCGGCACGGTGTATCGACCCAACTCTAAGTGGATACTTGTTAGACGCTAACGATCGATGTCCGATTTCCCGTCCTGAAATCACAACGAAGCGCAACTCTACTTCTCGGGATAAATACGTAGATCAAGCAATCGATTACTGGGGAATCCCAGAAGACGAGATAACGATGGATCTCGATGATCAAGTCGGATTCGCAAAATCCACCCTCGGACCTTTGCCGGTTATTAGCGATTTGTCGGACGCAGAACGCGTTATAGAGCGATTCCAGAGCACTGAGGACAGTTACCGCCGGAAACAGCATACAGTCCAGAGCGTTAAAAAGAGCATTAGCTTCCACAAATCTCGTTGCCGGCGCAATCCCTCACTAGGTGCATTTCAGTCGTTCAGTCTATTTTTGATGGATGTCAGCGAATATTCATCAATTGAGAACGACAGTCAGATACGGGAGTTAGTTACGCAGGGAGGACAGGTTCTCTATCGGTGCCTGTACGGGAATCTTTGGCCAGGCGGATCAACCGCTTGGCGACCGTTCGAAATCACGATTCAGGACAGAAGTATAGATACCTTTGACCGTCGAGTAATCGATATTGTAGAGCAACAACCCACATCAAACGGACAATTATCCGACCGTTGGGGTTTTTCAGATGGGAGAGAGGTCTGGGATTACCTTCAGTCTGAACTCAGTCAGTATGTAACCCGGAACACCGACAAATTCGCTTGTGCAACCGAATCAGCCCGTCGTTACGTAAGTGGACTCGAGCAAGACGGCAAGATCGCTCTCAGTAAAGAGCCTCCCAGGATCCCAGGTAAAGGAAGAATCACCCTGGCAGTCACAGACTCCCAGCAAAATGATACCAGCGGCGTTAACTGGAACAGGTGA
- a CDS encoding PD-(D/E)XK nuclease family protein has translation MKMIYPIQDIVDDETHYGQEVTIRCTVVGDPRRGQQGGDKTLYPVRVSGQFEGDAFLSIWHEDPAWTDSFGRTASYLREIIDEVPLQQDESVVVRGIPNTHNGKWYFNVTGIIIRDPDTAIGKSEMRSASECPRIYDLLYEKNVYSPGRYDLSPGAIKGRIVHTLVEHAIEEGGKGQFKGGWSEAQVEASLEELIESEYSIEMALCRLAWVSPNRIRENALDAATRLLTDDEFTNRIASATDVSAEVGLSASVGFNGRVDLIIDGTPYDLKTNYKLTDKTRNHHRFQLRVYLLAFLLETLETGERLHDRIDKGVGGYLVYPNLANESSVVLEEVELRRRDVEDILSLRNEASVLRDGFGVPTTYGRDCTGCTFKSPTTDQEENEILPSPCQYYCQSERRWPCFESDDEGNIISQCPLFDDCDQRLEFRDPAVTDHYTGLRQGLNTERDHRKRLGYELEQLAPETLSEAGLRIPDLKLNALEGQRRMVFTSDAGLVPSFTPGSGVRLMQTGTEYYQEATYYGRVENKYVFQLKSTPNSAFLDPTEAYEAVRTVAADSLPRELLSQLDYAQRGEVSPLLETTGKAGDNEDSLDPSDLNSLSEYTDAKELYLDVPVRRERTTLVTDIVTKLATQQYPSPAGGEEIPDDEQRALILCTRPEMTDSVEERLSSVEGATRMDGFAGGATTGLTGTSDGHEIYEGLRDASVVVSSARYALSEQVFHAMRDGDESVRPHTDKFFDTIVIVGAESLAEPQFHFLQILGDRVAAIGDTRRSGPEIVSGEAREARLDEAYFNRLYRRFANVESDDSQSIQVKAELTRTMQSAFSGLELDAETIDGSFEFRDTDGPIATAIGETSLEYQVPTSTEEDETRFIRLEPVEQVDAVHISQSLQQLRTLDASALTFGETYTIQDIRFKVRTSNPIDSDHHRLKVSIPVHATPYLHQRLTQNKAEAEKVAEVCTNVSPDLVVTPFVAHANAIREELEEIGKDIAVRLPDQLSGAHVDSAVVSLAVTGEERVVTPPVSDIEQLYTCFNCAQDVTLVGDRETLERNSLISRLIEST, from the coding sequence ATGAAGATGATCTATCCGATTCAGGACATCGTTGACGACGAGACGCACTATGGCCAGGAAGTCACTATCCGATGTACAGTCGTTGGTGACCCAAGAAGAGGGCAACAAGGCGGAGACAAGACACTGTATCCAGTTCGGGTGTCTGGTCAGTTCGAAGGTGATGCCTTCCTCTCGATCTGGCATGAGGATCCTGCTTGGACGGACTCGTTCGGGCGAACCGCATCGTATCTTCGTGAAATAATCGACGAGGTGCCTTTACAGCAAGACGAGTCGGTCGTCGTCAGGGGGATTCCTAACACACACAACGGCAAGTGGTATTTCAACGTCACCGGAATCATAATCCGAGACCCGGATACCGCAATCGGCAAAAGTGAGATGCGCTCCGCTAGCGAGTGCCCCCGTATTTACGACCTTCTCTACGAGAAGAACGTATATTCACCCGGTAGGTACGATCTTTCTCCCGGAGCAATCAAAGGTAGAATTGTCCACACATTAGTAGAACACGCCATCGAAGAAGGGGGCAAAGGTCAATTCAAAGGTGGATGGTCGGAAGCTCAAGTTGAGGCGTCTCTTGAAGAGCTAATTGAGTCAGAGTATTCTATCGAGATGGCTCTGTGTCGGTTGGCATGGGTGAGCCCCAACCGAATTCGGGAGAACGCGTTAGATGCTGCTACTCGTCTTCTGACAGACGACGAATTTACAAATCGAATCGCTTCAGCGACAGACGTTAGTGCAGAAGTAGGCCTATCTGCCTCTGTCGGCTTTAATGGCCGCGTTGACCTAATCATCGATGGGACCCCCTATGATCTCAAAACCAACTACAAGCTGACCGATAAGACACGGAATCATCACCGATTTCAGCTCCGGGTCTATCTCCTAGCATTCCTCCTCGAAACTCTTGAGACGGGAGAGCGTCTTCATGATCGAATTGACAAAGGGGTCGGCGGCTATCTCGTGTATCCGAACCTTGCGAACGAATCGAGCGTCGTGTTGGAAGAAGTCGAATTGCGGCGCCGCGATGTAGAAGACATTCTTTCTCTCCGAAATGAGGCATCTGTTCTTCGCGATGGATTCGGTGTGCCGACGACTTACGGTCGGGATTGTACTGGCTGTACGTTCAAGTCACCGACAACCGACCAAGAGGAAAATGAGATTCTTCCATCACCTTGTCAATACTACTGTCAGTCTGAGCGCCGTTGGCCGTGCTTTGAATCAGACGATGAAGGGAACATCATATCCCAGTGTCCGCTTTTCGACGATTGTGACCAACGACTCGAATTCCGAGATCCCGCTGTCACCGACCATTACACGGGGCTTCGTCAGGGACTGAACACTGAGCGAGACCATCGGAAACGATTAGGCTACGAACTTGAGCAATTAGCTCCAGAAACACTGTCAGAGGCAGGGTTACGAATCCCTGATCTCAAGCTTAACGCCTTAGAGGGCCAACGAAGGATGGTCTTCACGTCAGATGCAGGGCTAGTTCCGTCCTTTACCCCAGGTTCGGGCGTACGTCTCATGCAGACCGGCACAGAATACTATCAAGAAGCCACATACTATGGCCGGGTTGAGAACAAGTATGTCTTCCAGCTGAAATCAACGCCCAATTCGGCCTTCCTTGATCCTACGGAGGCGTATGAAGCCGTCCGTACCGTCGCCGCTGATTCTCTACCACGTGAGCTGTTGTCACAACTGGACTACGCTCAGCGAGGAGAGGTATCACCCCTCCTTGAAACGACAGGAAAGGCCGGCGATAACGAGGACAGTCTTGACCCTTCGGACCTAAATTCTCTTTCCGAGTACACCGACGCAAAGGAATTATATCTGGATGTTCCAGTCCGTCGCGAGCGGACTACGCTCGTTACTGATATTGTTACAAAACTTGCCACGCAGCAGTATCCAAGCCCCGCTGGTGGCGAAGAGATACCTGACGATGAACAACGCGCGTTAATCCTCTGTACGCGGCCTGAAATGACCGACTCGGTCGAAGAGCGACTTTCATCAGTCGAAGGGGCGACTAGAATGGACGGATTCGCTGGTGGAGCGACGACGGGTCTTACTGGAACGTCTGATGGGCACGAGATTTATGAGGGGCTTCGCGACGCATCTGTCGTGGTTTCATCGGCACGCTATGCGCTTAGTGAACAGGTATTCCACGCTATGCGAGATGGTGATGAGTCGGTTCGGCCCCATACTGACAAATTCTTCGACACGATCGTAATTGTGGGTGCGGAAAGTCTTGCAGAACCCCAGTTCCATTTCCTCCAGATTCTCGGCGATCGAGTAGCGGCAATTGGTGACACTCGACGGTCTGGTCCTGAGATTGTCAGTGGGGAGGCTAGAGAGGCCCGTCTTGACGAGGCGTATTTTAACCGTCTATACCGGCGGTTCGCGAATGTTGAGAGCGACGACAGTCAGAGCATCCAGGTGAAAGCAGAACTCACTCGTACAATGCAATCTGCATTTTCGGGGCTGGAACTTGACGCTGAGACTATTGACGGAAGTTTCGAATTTAGAGATACGGATGGACCAATAGCAACGGCCATCGGTGAAACCTCACTAGAGTATCAAGTACCAACATCCACTGAAGAAGACGAAACCCGCTTCATCCGGCTGGAACCAGTCGAACAAGTTGATGCAGTCCATATCTCTCAGTCTCTACAACAACTTAGAACCCTTGACGCGAGCGCACTAACGTTCGGCGAGACATACACAATCCAGGACATCAGATTCAAAGTCCGGACCAGTAATCCTATTGATAGCGATCATCATCGTCTGAAGGTCAGTATCCCCGTACATGCGACACCATACCTCCATCAGCGCCTGACACAGAATAAAGCCGAAGCTGAAAAGGTAGCTGAAGTTTGTACAAACGTCTCTCCAGATTTGGTTGTTACTCCCTTTGTCGCCCATGCAAATGCCATTCGAGAAGAGTTAGAAGAAATTGGGAAAGACATAGCGGTTCGTCTCCCCGATCAGCTATCTGGAGCTCATGTAGACTCAGCTGTAGTCAGTCTCGCCGTTACAGGCGAAGAACGAGTGGTCACTCCGCCCGTGAGTGATATTGAGCAACTCTACACCTGCTTCAACTGTGCACAAGACGTTACATTAGTTGGCGATCGAGAAACTTTGGAACGGAACTCACTCATCAGCCGGTTGATTGAATCTACCTGA